Proteins from a single region of Candidatus Alcyoniella australis:
- a CDS encoding SurA N-terminal domain-containing protein, whose product MNHRGAGTLIIALLIVCLLCGPAWAKLIDKIVATVDSEVITLSDLIRLRKIVERTQNSLLQIDVVLEQGTLKGVLDELVILTLVYRQAVKLNLTDYDEQQLQSDFEHFKDGFADQQQFEQFIYSNGWRTQEDLLEVFKRYIVAQNFVAKRVNLQVELRLNSYYEENKEDLYGGALLNQIEDRVRKDLYNEELKRWWEELTRNAQVKIMPTPL is encoded by the coding sequence TTGAACCATCGGGGCGCCGGGACGCTGATCATCGCATTGCTGATCGTCTGCCTGCTGTGCGGCCCGGCGTGGGCCAAGCTGATCGACAAGATCGTGGCCACGGTCGATTCCGAGGTGATCACGCTCAGCGACCTGATCCGCCTCCGTAAGATCGTCGAGCGTACGCAAAACAGCCTGCTCCAGATCGACGTCGTGCTCGAACAGGGAACGCTCAAGGGAGTGCTCGACGAACTGGTGATCCTCACTTTGGTCTATCGCCAGGCGGTGAAGCTCAACCTGACCGATTACGACGAACAGCAGCTGCAAAGTGACTTCGAGCACTTCAAAGATGGCTTCGCCGATCAGCAGCAATTCGAGCAATTCATCTACAGCAACGGCTGGCGGACCCAGGAAGATCTGCTGGAGGTCTTTAAACGCTACATCGTAGCCCAAAACTTCGTGGCCAAACGCGTCAACCTACAGGTGGAACTGCGGCTGAACAGCTACTACGAGGAGAACAAGGAAGATCTGTACGGCGGAGCGTTGCTTAACCAGATCGAGGACCGAGTGCGCAAGGATCTGTACAACGAGGAACTCAAGCGCTGGTGGGAGGAACTGACGCGCAATGCGCAGGTCAAAATCATGCCCACGCCTCTTTAA
- a CDS encoding response regulator, which translates to MAPQYAKLLIVDHNAEALNEIFRYLSAKGYDVEVEFSGRKVIDSFRRTPPHVAVISMLTADLNGMDICRTMREDPYYKDVPIILLFDMRRSPKFIREVMDKADAASYLEKPFDMTTLEKAIENLLDDSLIPQEPASLVEIDANGSDKSASAVKKPEPSPPTPRPAARDLPQVIPSIGTTDSANLPQILLAIFQQKIDCVATIETGNNGLWKLEFEQGVPTLILSPFIEEMSTGRLLRDRELIDLDDLDQLRKKALVHERPLGEVLIESGLITPHELHEVLLDQLVRKLAAVLKLNLSSYQIELANVSTTAQIAASEYIVLLLKQVREAYGLEKLEPLLYEHRRLRVINNVEQANVEIKIAINIGSGGRKLLELCNGKRTLGDLMAGSSMGLVDTFKLLYLLLITGMIRLKGIAAGPGKVDFNASYISTRPSIDQPPAAADPVPTPSVEDPPSSQGAALRGTNRQAFQTEVSGSRSGEIVGLNLPRELMRIHHHQPTGRLGVNGRDDTLVLEVHDGKPLKVTSEGAVVPCLGEIMIDQGWIDEQQRDNALIQAADEGRKLGEVLLINGLVKPHQVFEALQIQIEKGMTKLLAITEGNWEFAPVTLEQDPALQFQLTLPQAIADWMLNLAQQRTLAQLISRFRDSRPRLYKEATIPLDSLLRTAAQRSCLRSFNGRSSVAELLSGTPEHDRTISAVILLGITIEALQI; encoded by the coding sequence ATGGCACCTCAATACGCCAAGCTACTGATCGTTGACCACAACGCCGAAGCGCTGAACGAGATTTTTCGCTACCTCAGTGCCAAGGGATACGATGTCGAGGTCGAGTTCTCGGGTCGCAAAGTCATCGACAGCTTCAGACGCACTCCACCGCACGTCGCAGTGATCAGCATGCTCACCGCCGACCTCAACGGAATGGACATCTGCCGCACGATGCGCGAGGACCCGTATTACAAGGACGTGCCGATCATCCTGCTGTTCGACATGCGTCGCAGCCCCAAATTCATCCGCGAGGTGATGGACAAGGCCGACGCCGCAAGCTACCTGGAAAAACCGTTCGATATGACTACCCTGGAAAAGGCGATCGAAAATCTGTTGGACGATTCGCTGATACCGCAAGAGCCGGCGTCTCTGGTCGAGATCGACGCTAACGGATCGGATAAATCAGCTTCGGCTGTCAAGAAACCCGAGCCTTCCCCGCCAACGCCCCGACCGGCCGCACGAGATCTTCCGCAGGTTATTCCGTCGATCGGCACCACTGATTCGGCAAACCTGCCGCAGATCCTGTTGGCGATATTCCAGCAGAAGATCGATTGCGTGGCCACCATCGAGACCGGCAACAACGGACTGTGGAAGCTCGAGTTCGAGCAGGGCGTGCCCACGTTGATCCTCTCGCCGTTCATCGAGGAGATGAGTACCGGTCGGCTGCTGCGCGATCGCGAGTTGATCGACCTGGACGACCTGGATCAGTTGCGCAAGAAAGCCCTTGTCCACGAACGACCGCTGGGCGAGGTGCTGATCGAGTCGGGATTAATCACGCCCCACGAGCTGCACGAGGTGCTGTTGGATCAACTTGTGCGCAAGCTCGCGGCCGTGCTCAAGCTCAACCTGAGCAGCTACCAGATCGAACTCGCCAACGTCTCCACCACCGCGCAGATCGCAGCGTCGGAATATATCGTGCTGCTGCTCAAGCAGGTTCGCGAAGCCTACGGCCTGGAAAAATTGGAACCGTTGCTCTACGAACATCGCCGACTGCGTGTGATCAACAACGTCGAACAGGCGAACGTAGAAATTAAAATCGCGATCAACATCGGCAGCGGCGGCAGAAAGCTGCTCGAACTGTGCAACGGCAAACGTACGCTGGGCGACCTAATGGCCGGCAGCAGCATGGGACTGGTCGATACATTCAAACTACTCTACCTGTTGCTGATAACCGGCATGATCCGCCTCAAGGGCATCGCCGCCGGTCCGGGTAAAGTCGACTTCAATGCGAGCTATATCTCGACCCGACCGTCTATTGACCAGCCGCCTGCGGCCGCGGACCCGGTCCCGACCCCGAGCGTTGAAGATCCTCCGAGCAGCCAAGGCGCCGCGTTGCGCGGGACGAACCGGCAGGCGTTCCAGACCGAGGTCTCCGGAAGCCGAAGCGGGGAAATCGTCGGTCTGAATCTGCCTCGGGAGTTGATGCGTATCCACCACCATCAACCTACCGGACGTTTGGGCGTCAACGGCCGGGACGATACGCTGGTGCTCGAAGTGCACGATGGAAAGCCGCTGAAAGTCACCTCGGAGGGCGCGGTCGTGCCCTGCCTGGGTGAAATCATGATCGATCAGGGATGGATCGACGAGCAGCAGCGCGACAATGCGCTGATCCAGGCCGCAGACGAGGGCCGGAAACTGGGCGAGGTATTATTAATCAACGGTCTGGTTAAGCCGCACCAGGTGTTCGAGGCTTTGCAAATCCAGATCGAAAAAGGGATGACGAAACTGCTGGCGATCACCGAGGGGAACTGGGAGTTCGCGCCCGTGACCCTCGAGCAGGATCCGGCTTTACAGTTCCAACTGACCCTGCCGCAAGCGATCGCCGATTGGATGCTCAACCTGGCCCAACAGCGCACCTTGGCTCAACTGATCTCTCGCTTCAGAGACAGCAGACCGCGTCTTTACAAAGAAGCGACGATCCCTCTGGACAGCCTGCTGCGTACGGCCGCGCAGCGCTCTTGTCTGCGCTCGTTCAACGGACGCAGCAGCGTTGCCGAGCTGCTCAGCGGCACGCCCGAACACGACCGCACGATCTCCGCTGTAATTCTGCTGGGAATCACGATCGAAGCCTTACAAATTTAG
- a CDS encoding CPBP family intramembrane metalloprotease: MFKAIKSELIRVFRELRQPEALVLLISSVLILVHHSFFRRGSIRRNILPQFGIKPIKGEFSELYPYAIWALSSFVIYFVIPLLLIKLLHRRKLSDFGLGIGDSRLALKIVGLFALIMLPLTVLVGLLPDLCNFAGWQSGAEALDAFVDYYPQVKWVDPLLIGKTPVSAGTMVGRLLLVHLFLFLYFIGWEFLFRGYMLFGLYDRLGFNAVLIANLPFVVLHYSKPFPEALGSVIAGIALCVLALKTRSFWPCVILHWMVAASMEWVVVLRSLV; this comes from the coding sequence ATGTTCAAGGCGATTAAGTCTGAGCTGATTAGGGTCTTCCGCGAGCTGCGGCAGCCCGAGGCGCTGGTGCTGTTGATCTCCAGCGTGCTGATCCTGGTGCACCACAGCTTTTTCCGCCGCGGCTCTATCAGGCGCAACATCCTCCCCCAGTTCGGCATCAAGCCGATCAAGGGCGAGTTCAGCGAGCTCTACCCTTATGCGATCTGGGCTCTGTCCTCGTTTGTGATCTATTTCGTGATCCCGCTGCTTTTGATCAAACTGCTGCACCGCCGTAAGCTCTCCGATTTCGGCTTGGGGATCGGCGACAGTCGTCTGGCGCTGAAGATCGTCGGCCTGTTCGCGCTGATCATGTTGCCGCTGACCGTGCTGGTCGGACTGCTGCCCGACCTCTGCAACTTTGCGGGCTGGCAATCCGGGGCCGAGGCGCTGGACGCGTTCGTTGACTACTATCCCCAGGTCAAGTGGGTCGACCCGCTGTTGATCGGCAAGACCCCGGTCTCCGCCGGAACCATGGTCGGGCGGCTGCTGTTGGTGCACCTGTTTCTATTTCTCTACTTTATCGGCTGGGAGTTTCTCTTCCGCGGATACATGTTGTTCGGCCTCTACGACCGCCTGGGTTTCAACGCCGTGCTGATCGCCAACCTACCCTTTGTGGTGCTGCACTATTCCAAGCCGTTTCCCGAGGCCCTGGGATCGGTGATCGCCGGAATAGCCCTGTGCGTGCTGGCGCTAAAGACTCGCAGTTTCTGGCCGTGCGTAATTTTGCACTGGATGGTCGCCGCCTCGATGGAGTGGGTCGTGGTGCTGCGCTCGTTGGTTTAA
- a CDS encoding DUF1343 domain-containing protein, with protein MRVLCGLDRLAAGEYPNIRGKRIALLTHAAALTRELASAADVLIDGVDAELVQIHSPEHGLFGTLQDQVAAQDTMYRGIEVDSLYGGDEQSLQIDPQRLAEIDLLVIDLVDIGARYYTYAATMAHALRAAGQAGIPALVLDRPNPLGGEQVEGNLLEPEYQSFVGLFPIPVRHGMTLGELAIFMTRHLGLYCEVTVLQCQGWKRSMLFNQTDLRWIAPSPNMPSFETALVYPGACLVEGTNLSEGRGTTMPFLQIGAPFISAGALAERLNLVGLPGVRFRPISFNPVFGKHAANDCDGVFCHVIEQHSFRPYRTGLALLWAANKVAGSQFNWRTEPYEFVSDRLAIDMLCGTDRVRRMIDAHAALDELLAVAEEVDADFMAARAEILLYR; from the coding sequence GTGAGAGTGCTCTGCGGATTGGACCGACTGGCGGCCGGAGAATATCCCAATATTCGCGGCAAACGGATCGCCCTGTTGACTCACGCCGCAGCCCTGACCCGCGAGCTGGCGAGCGCCGCCGACGTGCTGATCGACGGCGTGGACGCCGAGCTGGTGCAGATCCACTCGCCCGAGCACGGTTTATTCGGCACGTTGCAGGACCAAGTCGCGGCTCAGGACACGATGTACCGCGGTATTGAAGTGGATAGCCTTTACGGCGGCGACGAGCAGAGCCTGCAGATCGATCCGCAGCGCCTGGCGGAGATCGACCTGCTGGTGATCGACCTGGTCGATATCGGTGCGCGCTACTACACCTACGCCGCCACCATGGCCCATGCGTTGCGCGCTGCCGGCCAGGCCGGAATTCCGGCGCTGGTGCTCGACCGACCAAATCCCCTGGGCGGCGAACAGGTCGAGGGCAACCTGCTCGAGCCGGAGTACCAGAGCTTTGTCGGGCTGTTCCCGATTCCGGTCCGGCACGGCATGACATTGGGCGAGTTGGCGATCTTCATGACGCGCCATTTGGGTTTGTACTGCGAGGTCACGGTGCTGCAATGCCAGGGCTGGAAGCGCTCGATGCTTTTTAACCAGACCGATTTGCGCTGGATCGCGCCCAGTCCGAACATGCCAAGTTTCGAGACCGCATTGGTCTACCCCGGCGCCTGTCTGGTCGAGGGCACCAACCTCTCCGAGGGGCGCGGCACGACCATGCCGTTTTTACAGATCGGTGCGCCGTTCATCAGCGCCGGCGCTTTGGCCGAACGCCTGAATCTGGTCGGACTTCCGGGAGTGCGCTTCCGTCCGATCAGCTTCAACCCTGTTTTCGGCAAACACGCGGCGAACGATTGTGACGGCGTATTCTGTCACGTAATCGAGCAGCACTCCTTCAGGCCCTATCGCACGGGATTGGCCCTGCTGTGGGCCGCCAACAAGGTCGCCGGCTCGCAGTTCAACTGGCGCACCGAGCCCTACGAATTCGTGTCCGACCGCCTGGCGATCGACATGCTGTGCGGCACAGACAGGGTACGGCGAATGATCGACGCCCACGCCGCGTTGGACGAGCTGCTGGCTGTGGCCGAAGAGGTCGACGCCGACTTCATGGCCGCGCGCGCGGAGATTTTGCTCTACCGTTGA
- a CDS encoding PaaI family thioesterase has product MDEQTWRRLVTDIAQSSPFWSHLGITIEHIDNGYARLVMAQSEQLSNAGGVIHGGALSSLADSATAIAVLSLCDPQERVTTIEMKINFLTPAAPGKCICEARVVRKGTTTAVCDVEIFDAQGAMVCKALITYAVIHPQTRELIAKARQAPTS; this is encoded by the coding sequence ATGGACGAGCAGACTTGGCGCCGACTGGTGACCGACATTGCCCAGAGCAGTCCGTTCTGGAGCCATCTGGGCATCACCATCGAACACATCGATAATGGCTACGCCCGGCTGGTGATGGCCCAATCGGAACAGCTGTCCAATGCCGGCGGCGTAATCCACGGCGGCGCACTGTCCTCTCTGGCCGACTCGGCCACGGCGATCGCCGTGCTATCGCTGTGCGATCCGCAGGAGCGGGTGACGACCATCGAGATGAAAATTAATTTCCTTACCCCTGCCGCGCCGGGGAAATGCATCTGCGAGGCGCGCGTTGTGCGCAAGGGGACCACGACCGCGGTCTGCGACGTCGAGATCTTCGACGCTCAGGGCGCGATGGTGTGCAAGGCCCTGATCACCTACGCCGTGATCCATCCCCAGACCCGCGAGTTGATCGCCAAGGCCAGGCAGGCGCCCACCTCATGA
- a CDS encoding M14 family zinc carboxypeptidase gives MNTFKRCLLIALCLTLICALPGLARDYNFHPLESLVRVYSAGPQDIATVQLAARAYMGADELHLDFLFSPQQIEQLIDSSIAFDVLIEDYWGDRLARGLDGPPAEYYDYSEMATFLSNVATNYPSIAQLHNLGTSLGGRTLWALKISDNVTVDEAEPEIYWDSTTHGDEPPGTELLLDVINQMVTGYGTDWDMTALVDDLENWFVPIVNPDGHVNSSRYNGDSVDLNRDYGYMWESEGGSDFPYGEPESQAIANLWLDNQFSMGTSYHTGTTKFLWAWSYTYTSPPDGALMDYMGGVYCGYTGYQRYQGAGLYGSPYHGSSKDTLYGTFGSLGWTIEISTIKTPPYSQIPGIININDDGVFDLMTQVDTGIQGMVTDATSDAPVGAMLYVDPAWVVYSDPLVGDFFRVLRPGTYDVTAWAPGYQVATQQDVVVSTGSRTQVDLELTPQATPMSYGFRWLYSFMTNSESTTTLTIDALGPTDGGYVAIGNNGYAVIDLSPEGAIDDNDGDDVLVVVSDSEGYALYGSNTPWHQPSSNWKLLGYGSGTSSFDLDGSGLSSVRYLRVDNCSKGTLNLDSVGSYIALVVDFVGDPTQGDAPLSVDFTDMSQCLMGNITGWSWSFGDTDTSSDQNPSHVYQYPGRYTVQLTIDSSIGSGVATRVEYIVVDQPGDDDDDDDDDSDDDDDDLGDDDDDASGDDDDDDQSCCG, from the coding sequence ATGAACACATTCAAGCGTTGCCTGTTGATCGCACTGTGTCTGACGCTGATTTGCGCCCTACCCGGCCTGGCGCGCGATTACAATTTTCATCCACTCGAATCGCTGGTGCGGGTCTATTCTGCAGGGCCGCAGGACATCGCAACGGTGCAGCTTGCCGCACGGGCCTACATGGGTGCGGACGAGCTGCATCTTGATTTTCTGTTTTCGCCGCAGCAGATCGAGCAATTAATCGACAGCTCGATCGCCTTCGACGTGTTGATCGAGGATTACTGGGGCGATCGACTGGCCCGCGGATTGGACGGGCCGCCGGCCGAGTACTACGACTACTCTGAGATGGCGACGTTTTTAAGCAACGTGGCCACGAACTATCCGAGTATCGCGCAGCTGCACAACCTGGGCACCAGCTTGGGCGGGCGCACGCTGTGGGCGCTGAAGATCTCGGACAACGTTACGGTGGACGAGGCCGAGCCCGAGATCTATTGGGACTCCACGACCCACGGCGACGAACCGCCGGGCACCGAGTTGCTGCTCGACGTGATCAATCAGATGGTCACCGGCTACGGCACCGACTGGGATATGACGGCGTTGGTTGACGACCTTGAAAACTGGTTCGTGCCGATCGTCAATCCCGATGGACACGTCAATTCCAGTCGTTACAACGGCGACAGTGTGGACCTCAACCGCGACTACGGCTACATGTGGGAGTCAGAGGGCGGATCGGACTTCCCCTATGGCGAGCCCGAGAGCCAGGCGATCGCCAACCTGTGGCTGGACAACCAGTTCTCAATGGGGACCAGTTACCACACCGGGACAACAAAATTCCTCTGGGCCTGGAGCTACACCTACACCAGCCCGCCGGACGGCGCGCTGATGGATTATATGGGAGGCGTCTACTGCGGATACACCGGGTATCAGCGGTACCAGGGGGCCGGACTCTACGGCTCGCCGTACCACGGATCGAGCAAGGATACGCTCTACGGTACGTTCGGATCCCTGGGCTGGACCATCGAGATTAGCACCATCAAGACACCGCCGTACTCGCAGATTCCCGGGATAATCAACATCAACGACGACGGCGTATTCGACCTGATGACCCAGGTTGATACCGGTATCCAGGGGATGGTGACCGACGCGACCAGCGACGCGCCCGTCGGCGCCATGCTCTACGTTGATCCGGCCTGGGTGGTCTACAGCGACCCGCTGGTCGGCGACTTTTTCCGCGTGCTGCGTCCGGGCACCTACGACGTCACCGCCTGGGCCCCGGGCTACCAGGTCGCCACGCAGCAGGACGTGGTAGTCAGCACGGGTAGCCGTACCCAGGTCGACCTGGAACTGACACCGCAAGCCACGCCGATGAGCTACGGCTTTCGCTGGCTGTACTCGTTCATGACCAACAGCGAGTCCACCACCACCCTGACCATCGACGCCCTGGGCCCCACCGACGGCGGGTACGTGGCCATCGGCAACAACGGTTACGCGGTGATCGACCTCAGCCCGGAGGGGGCGATCGACGATAACGACGGCGACGACGTCCTGGTGGTGGTCTCCGACAGCGAGGGCTACGCACTCTACGGCTCGAACACGCCGTGGCATCAGCCGTCGAGCAACTGGAAGCTGCTGGGATACGGCAGCGGAACATCGAGCTTCGATTTGGACGGCAGCGGACTGTCCAGCGTGCGCTATTTACGCGTGGACAACTGCTCCAAGGGGACGCTCAACCTCGATTCCGTGGGCAGCTATATTGCGTTGGTCGTCGATTTCGTCGGCGATCCGACCCAGGGCGACGCGCCGCTTAGCGTCGATTTCACCGACATGAGCCAGTGCCTGATGGGCAATATCACGGGCTGGAGCTGGAGCTTCGGCGACACCGATACCAGCAGTGATCAGAACCCGAGCCACGTGTACCAGTATCCGGGTCGCTATACGGTTCAGCTGACGATCGACAGCAGCATCGGCAGCGGCGTGGCCACGCGCGTCGAGTATATTGTGGTCGACCAGCCCGGCGACGATGACGACGATGATGACGACGACAGCGACGATGACGACGACGATCTTGGCGACGATGACGACGATGCGTCCGGCGACGATGACGACGACGACCAGAGCTGCTGCGGGTAA
- a CDS encoding glycosyltransferase family 39 protein encodes MHSPKDLSLRTVVFALIALLALAGLLRFWGVWDRPLWDDEISTLHYSEQGLRQIYQIHGGRDSSPLGLYFFYHYYGRLGVGHVISRLPMLVSSILAVLFTYLLARSFGSRRMALIAAAALTISPLATACSQDLRMQSLVLLCATAGSLSLVKLLQGRNLGWSVLLAICWAALINLHYATAFLFAAWVVMIVVFSLRLFRAQGAVNQPQSLERWAVSLRSRYLTLLALLFAMGFAAASFVPTLKIFFVQAMRGQTWRPPIGLFELLIKLAIYFSYGAVDDHFPTLIGPLDRFTNQQMLAGIILMAAMSIPFAALCLRGARGKFQDRWMLLILAALPPLMLIVITRAVNLFDVRPTLYMLPALLILLAIGLERTWNSRPTLAVIAASWLLLTSGLSLRDYYYNPDFVGQDFRLAARQIEDGLRPGDAVVSFHPQKTFGLEYYLQINQPLIYLFDDAMINQPPEEMQSRISEKLDQLVADHNRIWLFDYHGKVYDFLGYTNEQLRQRMYQVGRWSWGREPKGFSLELYSSDVYQAASSYVEQIDLRPGGRGEGQILSGLYPQSPEGRWMAQRALFVLPNPQTAGKACADYHLAAYLGEEPLEVSLVIDGATLAARSDRAPGDFDLCGPFQPSSRPLLYLELIADRTFIPGQVDPRLKADTSSKSIFVYGVGIESQ; translated from the coding sequence ATGCACAGTCCCAAAGATCTTTCATTGCGCACGGTCGTATTTGCACTCATCGCGTTGCTGGCGCTGGCCGGACTGCTGCGGTTCTGGGGGGTCTGGGACCGGCCGCTGTGGGACGATGAGATCTCGACCTTGCACTACAGCGAGCAGGGGTTGCGGCAAATCTACCAGATCCACGGCGGACGCGATTCCAGCCCGCTGGGGCTCTACTTCTTCTACCATTACTACGGACGGCTGGGAGTCGGGCACGTGATCAGCCGGCTGCCGATGCTGGTCTCCTCGATCCTGGCCGTGCTGTTTACCTACTTGTTGGCCCGCAGCTTTGGTTCGCGGCGCATGGCGCTGATCGCGGCCGCAGCCCTGACAATCAGTCCGCTGGCAACCGCCTGCTCCCAGGATCTGCGAATGCAGAGTCTGGTGCTGCTGTGCGCGACCGCCGGATCGTTGTCCCTGGTCAAGCTGCTCCAGGGACGAAACCTGGGCTGGTCCGTGCTCTTGGCAATCTGCTGGGCCGCATTGATCAACCTGCACTACGCCACCGCGTTCCTGTTCGCGGCCTGGGTAGTGATGATCGTGGTGTTCAGCTTGCGGCTGTTCCGGGCTCAGGGCGCTGTCAACCAGCCGCAGAGCCTTGAGCGCTGGGCCGTGTCGCTGCGCTCACGCTACCTGACACTGCTGGCCTTGCTTTTTGCCATGGGCTTTGCCGCTGCCAGCTTCGTACCCACGTTGAAAATCTTTTTCGTTCAGGCGATGCGCGGACAGACTTGGCGTCCGCCGATCGGCTTGTTCGAGCTGCTGATTAAACTGGCGATTTACTTTTCCTACGGAGCTGTGGACGATCATTTTCCAACACTGATCGGTCCGCTGGATCGTTTTACTAATCAGCAGATGTTGGCCGGGATTATCTTGATGGCGGCGATGTCCATACCGTTTGCAGCGCTGTGCCTGCGCGGCGCCCGCGGCAAATTTCAAGATCGCTGGATGCTGCTAATTTTGGCTGCGCTGCCGCCGTTGATGCTGATCGTGATCACGCGCGCGGTCAACCTGTTCGACGTGCGCCCCACGTTGTACATGCTACCCGCGTTGCTGATCCTGCTCGCCATCGGTTTGGAGCGGACCTGGAACTCGCGCCCCACATTGGCGGTCATTGCGGCCAGCTGGCTGTTGCTCACCAGCGGCCTGAGCCTGCGCGACTATTACTACAACCCGGACTTCGTCGGACAGGACTTCCGCCTTGCCGCCCGACAGATTGAGGACGGGTTGCGGCCCGGCGACGCAGTGGTCAGCTTTCATCCGCAAAAGACATTCGGACTTGAATACTACCTCCAGATCAACCAACCGCTGATCTACCTGTTCGACGACGCAATGATCAATCAGCCTCCCGAGGAGATGCAGTCGCGGATCTCCGAGAAGCTCGACCAGCTAGTGGCCGATCACAATCGGATCTGGCTGTTCGATTATCATGGCAAGGTCTACGACTTCCTGGGCTACACCAACGAGCAACTCCGGCAGCGGATGTATCAGGTCGGTCGCTGGAGTTGGGGGCGCGAGCCCAAGGGCTTCAGCCTCGAACTCTACAGTTCCGACGTGTACCAGGCCGCAAGCTCCTACGTGGAGCAGATCGACCTTCGGCCCGGCGGGCGAGGCGAAGGGCAGATCCTCTCGGGCCTCTATCCCCAAAGCCCGGAAGGCCGTTGGATGGCTCAACGTGCGCTGTTCGTGCTGCCCAACCCCCAGACCGCGGGCAAGGCCTGCGCCGATTACCACCTGGCCGCGTACCTGGGCGAAGAGCCGCTGGAAGTAAGCCTGGTTATTGACGGCGCAACCCTGGCCGCGCGCAGCGACCGGGCTCCAGGCGACTTCGATCTCTGCGGACCGTTCCAGCCCTCAAGCCGCCCGCTGCTTTACCTCGAGCTGATCGCCGACCGGACTTTTATTCCCGGCCAGGTCGATCCGCGACTAAAGGCCGACACGAGCAGCAAATCGATTTTCGTCTATGGAGTTGGAATCGAAAGTCAGTGA
- a CDS encoding rhomboid family intramembrane serine protease, translated as MDSRQGPATVRFGPPLTPVVKVFLIICAAVFGVEFLVREFLGDQALYGLIMFFGLVPERVIHGFIWQPLSFNFFHANFLHLFFNLFAIWMFGADLERTLGPRRTIVYFAITGVGAGLLNLAAMPLMQREEWMIPAIGASGIAYGVLFAFAYLWPRRQILLFFVIPIQARWMVIIFGAIELVFSLRMIRDQGGSGIGHIAHLGGMLFGFLYLRYSVLYHRLREVYYRRKLKRIKDSFKVIDGGRDDRDDGPTIH; from the coding sequence ATGGATTCGCGACAAGGCCCGGCCACGGTGCGCTTTGGCCCGCCGTTGACGCCCGTGGTCAAGGTATTTTTGATCATCTGCGCCGCGGTGTTCGGCGTGGAATTCCTGGTCCGGGAGTTCCTCGGCGATCAGGCGTTATACGGCCTAATTATGTTTTTCGGGCTGGTGCCCGAACGGGTGATCCACGGCTTTATCTGGCAGCCGTTGAGCTTCAACTTCTTTCACGCCAACTTCCTGCACCTGTTCTTCAACCTGTTCGCGATCTGGATGTTCGGCGCGGACCTCGAGCGCACATTGGGGCCGCGGCGGACCATCGTCTATTTCGCGATCACGGGAGTTGGCGCGGGCCTGCTTAACCTGGCGGCAATGCCGCTGATGCAGCGCGAAGAGTGGATGATTCCCGCCATCGGCGCCTCGGGCATCGCCTACGGCGTGCTGTTCGCCTTCGCCTATCTATGGCCGCGGCGGCAGATCCTGTTGTTTTTCGTGATTCCGATTCAGGCGCGTTGGATGGTGATCATCTTCGGCGCGATTGAGCTGGTGTTCTCGCTACGGATGATCCGCGACCAGGGCGGCTCGGGCATTGGCCACATCGCCCACCTGGGAGGGATGCTTTTCGGATTCCTCTACTTACGCTACAGCGTGCTCTACCATCGCCTGCGCGAGGTCTACTACCGCCGCAAGCTCAAGCGGATCAAGGACAGCTTCAAGGTGATCGACGGCGGACGGGACGACCGCGACGACGGTCCGACGATTCACTGA